The following proteins come from a genomic window of Salvia hispanica cultivar TCC Black 2014 chromosome 4, UniMelb_Shisp_WGS_1.0, whole genome shotgun sequence:
- the LOC125223930 gene encoding kelch-like protein 3, translated as MVVGRTAQTYFPKEIPMALNGKWARNLSKNQLGSVIFGCTKQTMDECLTKQLFGLPAPHFSYVKNIEPGLPLFLFNYSERKLHGIYEAVGSGKMNIDPYAWTIDGSERTRYQAQVQVRLRLQCQALTEIQFKLSIFDNYYGQSHFRFELDHAQTSRLISQFSSQAVAPRISIKPYPPIWTAKQMIPSTNKIKKSGASEPPASADNFSNYDDSISTSTTSDNSISLNGNKQLIGGAIQGEQFDEKDLILMKIKELALSSKFTDANLISGSVGETSTSDDGLQCETRDDDQVTLGKRNSESSSDQFDSLALVEKLYMEIEELKTFKLEQITKTESLANKLIEAEQEILRLQNRCSVLEYMCDVSEQPVYARELVESPDEYHLNIDESILIVGGYDGVSWSSALQSFLPSKDILRSLKPMSSARWNAPVVAFNGELFVFGGGSGSKWYDTVESYNIVNNEWTLRPSLNKERGSLAGAALNNKIFAMGGGNAMEFFSDVEMYDPFVGRWIPSRSMLQKRHAHAAVELNGALYAVGGFDGQEYLNSAERFDPRENSWTRIPSMEAKRGLHSLVVMNEKIYALGGYDGTAMTPSFEIYDPRLGSWMTGEPMKQGRGYFAAGVLHESIYVIGGIESDEQIIETVECYKEGAGWEATNLRAVGKRCFASAIVLEGK; from the exons ATGGTAGTTGGCAGGACCGCACAGACATATTTTCCTAAAGAAATTCCGATGGCATTGAATGGGAAATGGGCAAGAAACTTGAGTAAGAACCAGCTTGGAAGCGTCATATTTGGCTGCACAAAACAAACCATGGATGAGTGTCTCACGAAACAACTCTTCG GTCTGCCGGCACCACACTTTTCATACGTAAAGAACATCGAGCCAGGTTTACCACTTTTTCTGTTCAACTACAGCGAGAGAAAACTTCATGGTATCTATGAAGCTGTTGGCTCAGGTAAAATGAATATTGATCCATATGCTTGGACAATAGATGGTTCAGAAAGAACAAGGTATCAAGCTCAG GTTCAAGTACGCCTGCGCTTGCAGTGCCAAGCCCTTACTGAAATTCAGTTCAAGCTATCAATTTTTGACAACTATTACGGCCAGAGTCATTTCCGGTTTGAGTTGGATCATGCCCAAACAAGCAGATTGATCTCCCAGTTCTCCTCTCAAGCAGTTGCTCCTAGGATCAGTATAAAACCATATCCCCCAATTTGGACTGCAAAGCAGATGATCCCCTCGACcaacaagataaaaaaaagtggagCTTCTGAGCCACCAGCTTCGGCGGATAATTTTTCCAACTACGATGATTCTATTTCTACATCTACGACTTCAGATAACTCAATCTCTCTGAATGGAAACAAACAACTGATTGGGGGAGCCATCCAAGGGGAACAATTCGATGAAAAAGATCTTATCCTCATGAAAATAAAGGAACTAGCTCTCAGCAGTAAATTCACGGATGCTAATTTGATATCTGGTTCAGTAGGAGAGACATCCACAAGTGATGATGGTTTGCAGTGTGAAACTCGAGATGATGACCAGGTGACTTTGGGAAAGAGGAACAGTGAAAGCTCTTCCGATCAATTTGATTCCCTTGCGCTTGTTGAGAAG TTGTACATGGAAATTGAAGAGCTAAAGACTTTTAAGCTAGAACAAATTACGAAGACAGAGAGTTTGGCAAATAAGCTG ATTGAGGCAGAACAAGAAATTCTTCGATTGCAAAATAGATGCTCGGTGCTGGAGTACATGTGTGATGTTTCTGAGCAACCTGTGTATGCCCGAGAGCTTGTGGAGTCACCTGATGAATATCACTTAAATATAGATGAGTCAATATTGATAGTGGGTGGATATGATGGTGTATCTTGGTCATCAGCATTGCAGTCCTTCCTGCCTTCAAAAGACATCTTAAGATCTCTTAAGCCTATGTCTTCTGCTCGATGGAATGCCCCAGTCGTGGCATTTAATGGAGAACTCTTTGTATTTGGTGGTGGAAGTGGTTCTAAGTGGTATGATACAG TTGAGTCCTATAACATTGTAAACAATGAGTGGACTCTGCGTCCTTCCCTGAACAAAGAAAGAGGCAGCTTAGCTGGTGCtgctttaaataataaaatatttgcaaTGGGTGGAGGAAATGCAATGGAGTTCTTCTCAGATGTAGAAATGTATGATCCGTTTGTCGGAAGGTGGATTCCTTCACGCTCAATGCTCCAAAAG CGGCATGCTCATGCTGCTGTGGAGTTGAATGGTGCACTCTATGCTGTTGGGGGATTCGATGGACAAGAATATTTGAA TTCTGCTGAAAGGTTTGACCCCAGGGAAAATTCATGGACCAGAATCCCGAGTATGGAAGCAAAAAGAGGCCTCCACTCACTTGTTGTAATGAATGAAAAGAT ATATGCGCTTGGTGGTTATGATGGAACAGCAATGACACCCAGTTTTGAGATATATGACCCTCGGCTTGGATCATGGATGACGGGAGAACCCATGAAGCAAGGCAGAGGCTACTTCGCTGCTGGTGTTCTTCATGAATCTATTTACGTTATTGGAGGGATTGAGTCTGATGAGCAAATCATCGAAACG GTTGAGTGTTACAAGGAAGGTGCAGGTTGGGAAGCTACAAACCTGAGGGCTGTAGGAAAGAGATGCTTTGCCTCAGCCATTGTTTTGGAAGGGAAATGA
- the LOC125221370 gene encoding protein FAR1-RELATED SEQUENCE 5-like: MEEGGSSTMDQAYDSNMDEVVVVPECSKELKPVFGQKFKSLDFCFAFYDVYARAVGFDTRKSQTRKTDGIITWYKVVCNREGSKNSCVDDQANARSGFSLKRRRLSKRCGCKASISFKFFSDGGVSGYTVEEFNEVHNHYMVGTEHQQFMSINRKLDDVHHQFILDCSKANIGPTLTFNVLKEILGGFQLVGCNVGDIRNVSRDIKAYAHGIDVQMVLDDMARKKEMSEAFTYEYEVNASDQLVALFWCDGLMKRNYHMFGDIVAFDTTYNTNRYCMIFALFTGKDNHGRPVTFAGGLVSSEKTGAFAWLFRHFVPCMGVAPKMIVTDQDLGMRSAIEEILVGTRHRWCMWHIMHKLANKVPGRLLRDEDFKKEFNACVWSDLLEPDEFEEEWNGILERYDLEDHGWLKTLYAFPF, from the exons atggaagaaggtggTTCCTCAACAATGGACCAAGCTTATGATTCAAACATGGACGAAG TGGTTGTTGTACCTGAGTGTTCGAAAGAGTTGAAGCCTGTCTTTGGCCAGAAGTTCAAATCACTGGATTTTTGTTTTGCGTTCTACGATGTGTATGCCCGGGCTGTTGGTTTTGATACTCGCAAATCACAAACGAGAAAAACTGATGGTATAATTACTTGGTATAAGGTGGTATGCAACAGGGAAGGCAGCAAGAACTCGTGCGTGGATGACCAAGCAAATGCACGGTCTGGTTTTTCGTTGAAACGTCGACGTTTATCCAAGCGTTGTGGTTGTAAAGCCAGTATCTCATTCAAGTTCTTCTCCGACGGAGGAGTTTCAGGTTATACTGTCGAGGAGTTTAACGAAGTTCATAACCATTACATGGTTGGAACAGAGCATCAGCAGTTCATGTCAATCAATCGAAAGTTGGACGACGTACATCACCAATTTATCCTTGATTGTTCAAAGGCTAACATAGGTCCCACGCTCACGTTTAATGTGCTGAAGGAAATTCTAGGTGGTTTTCAGCTCGTTGGCTGCAATGTTGGGGATATAAGGAATGTTTCACGAGACATCAAAGCATACGCTCATGGTATTGACGTACAAATGGTTTTGGATGATATGGCTAGGAAGAAAGAGATGTCCGAGGCATTCACATATGAGTACGAGGTTAATGCTAGCGACCAGCTGGTTGCTCTGTTCTGGTGTGATGGTTTGATGAAGAGGAATTACCACATGTTCGGTGATATTGTGGCTTTTGACACCACCTACAACACAAATAG GTATTGTATGATCTTCGCGCTCTTCACGGGAAAGGACAATCATGGGCGACCAGTAACTTTCGCTGGTGGTTTGGTAAGCAGCGAGAAGACCGGCGCTTTTGCATGGCTGTTTAGACATTTTGTCCCATGTATGGGTGTTGCTCCGAAGATGATTGTTACAGATCAAGATTTGGGGATGAGATCGGCTATTGAAGAGATTCTTGTTGGGACTCGCCACAGATGGTGTATGTGGCATATCATGCACAAGTTGGCCAATAAAGTTCCTGGTCGGTTGTTGCGGGACGAAGATTTCAAGAAAGAGTTCAATGCCTGCGTCTGGTCGGATCTGCTAGAACCCGATGAGTTCGAAGAAGAGTGGAATGGAATACTTGAACGTTATGACCTGGA